From Labrus bergylta chromosome 22, fLabBer1.1, whole genome shotgun sequence, one genomic window encodes:
- the adamtsl3 gene encoding ADAMTS-like protein 1 isoform X1, whose protein sequence is MTGDCSWTSRLLFLAVFVKVAVLSNDGDAVFIREFTLIRRDHLPEEPLHDASQKPEDPSSRTARSEEDRDTLWDAWGSWSECSRTCGGGASYSLRRCLSSKTCEGQNIKYRTCSNVDCPPDTGDFRAQQCSAHADVRYQGQYHEWLPVYNDLDNPCALKCKAKGSGLLVELAPKVLDGTRCYTESLDMCISGICQIVGCDHELGSTAKEDNCGVCNGDGSSCRLVRGHFKTQHASGKSNQSSPSEDTVVVIPYKSRHVRLVLKGPDHLYVESKTLQAVKDELVLDNSGQYHLENTTLDFQKLSDKEVLRITGPLGADFTVKVLFASGADSVVQYIYYQPIIHRWRETDFFPCSVTCGGGYQLTSAECFDLRSGRVVVDQYCHYYPENVKPKPKLQECNMEPCLASDGYKQIMPYDLYHPLPRWESSPWTACSTSCGGGIQSRSVSCVEEDMQGTITTTEEWKCHYSPKTAIMQPCNTFDCPTWLAQEWSPCTVTCGQGLRYRVVLCIDHRGLHAGGCKPTTKPHIKEECLVTVPCYKSIDTLPVEAKPVWHKQAIELEEEIAVSEEPTFIPGPWQPCSRTCGAGTQRRTVKCQVLLSFSQTVADLPDDECDGVKPVTSQPCYRTPCSGVSGRGKEDEKERQDEEEEEEEEETPGREELHDWEYEGFTECSQSCGGGVQEAVVICLNKQTREAAEQSLCVSSRRPPQLLQDCKTQPCPPRWETGEWSSCSATCGVGLMTRTVACTHRPSRDSNHTEAVRDKDCQNPKPSPVQACNRFDCPPMWDTLDWGQCSQSCGGGFQKRQVLCKQRFADGSILELPDTFCPSKSPINQQPCAKDECQPQWVTTSWSQCSVTCGNGVQRLQAVCRKQKEDGAHWTVDPGNCSTMARPTKIRPCSLRPCESSVKPVPTILAQKKVYIQWKKGKKLHLVVGGYGYLLPWTTLVLRCPTRHFRRGHIQWLKEGKPLVVSFPHLTVTSQGYMKIQQVRASDAGIYTCVAGQANEHFVLQIIGSKKKLSLPEAWLLAGKRRDGRLDVSSPGDRFQELPVPLNQYDNLVEQLLELKGNLPDEKDVEKLHSSEKNRSTKMDERVNSELSSHIVLIADPQRLDEIMDNLSEGLGGLWRERLITQLLSELTTTEVETNESTLHPPETAESSTQQPLLHKPNIKTQVTKPRSPVIVQRPRKVGVVPLSDMIVYVGVPVLLQKPIASLELRCEAQGNPDPSLTWTRNGKDLTYNNRVGLLPTGSLKIQSPTKVDEGLYTCTARNRLGSSSLSSWLQITGSKGRNCVQGNSMGATGRICSERSNSSQSAELCHGQACPLRWRMDPWSPCSASCGGGSQTRSVRCMKGPEGRSRELESQHCLSTGRRPSLTRTCNVQPCARWATTHWGLCHGQCVGPSLATQHRHVFCLDANATKVSYRMCSGLQRPSSMKNCSTETCALYWRVGQWTQCTATCGRHGFQSRQVTCAHRRSGKATREHQCMWRPRPPSWQRCNILSCGRAGECRDSTRYCEKVRQLELCPLPQFKNRCCHSCSNT, encoded by the exons GACCTGTGAAGGGCAGAACATCAAGTATCGCACATGCAGTAATGTG GATTGTCCCCCAGATACTGGCGATTTCCGTGCCCAGCAGTGTTCAGCTCATGCAGATGTACGATACCAGGGTCAGTACCATGAATGGCTGCCTGTTTACAATGACCTGGACAACCCCTGCGCTCTCAAATGCAAAGCCAAGGGATCGGGCCTGTTGGTGGAGCTGGCGCCCAAGGTGCTGGATGGGACCCGCTGTTACACAGAGTCCTTAGACATGTGCATCAGCGGCATCTGCCAG ATTGTAGGTTGTGATCATGAGTTGGGGAGCACGGCAAAAGAGGACAACTGTGGTGTCTGCAACGGAGACGGCTCATCCTGCAGACTGGTGCGGGGACACTTCAAAACCCAGCATGCTTCAGGAAAAAGTAATCAATCCTCAccat CTGAGGACACAGTCGTTGTCATCCCCTACAAGAGTCGTCATGTGCGTCTTGTCCTGAAAGGCCCGGATCACTTGT ACGTGGAGAGTAAAACTCTTCAAGCAGTAAAAGATGAACTGGTTTTGGATAATTCAGGGCAGTACCATCTGGAGAACACCACGCTGGACTTCCAGAAACTGTCGGATAAGGAGGTCCTGAGAATCACAGGGCCACTAGGAGCTGACTTCACTGTCAAA GTGCTGTTTGCCAGTGGAGCAGACAGTGTGGTCCAGTACATCTACTACCAGCCAATCATCCACcgctggagagagacagacttcTTCCCTTGCTCCGTCACATGTGGTGGAG GGTATCAGCTAACCTCAGCAGAGTGTTTCGACCTCCGGAGCGGCCGGGTGGTTGTGGATCAGTATTGCCATTATTACCCAGAGAACGTCAAGCCTAAACCCAAACTTCAGGAGTGCAACATGGAGCCCTGCTTGGCCAG TGACGGCTACAAGCAAATTATGCCTTATGACCTCTATCACCCCCTGCCTCG ATGGGAGAGCAGCCCCTGGACAGCCTGCTCCACCTCCTGCGGCGGAGGCATCCAGAGTCGTTCAGTGTCCTGTGTGGAGGAAGACATGCAGGGAACTATCACTACCACAGAGGAATGGAAGTGTCACTACTCCCCAAAGACGGCCATCATGCAGCCCTGCAACACGTTCGACTGCCCAACATGGCTGGCACAGGAGTGGTCACCT TGCACCGTGACCTGTGGTCAGGGCCTGCGCTATAGGGTGGTGCTGTGCATCGATCACAGAGGACTCCATGCTGGAGGCTGTAAGCCCACCACCAAACCCCACATCAAGGAGGAGTGCCTGGTGACTGTGCCCTGTTACAAGTCCATAG ATACGCTGCCAGTTGAGGCTAAACCTGTGTGGCATAAACAGGCCatagagctggaggaggagatcgCTGTGTCTGAGGAACCCAC cttcaTTCCTGgtccctggcagccctgcagcaggACATGTGGCGCCGGGACTCAAAGACGAACCGTCAAGTGCCAAGTGCTGCTGTCCTTCTCCCAGACTGTTGCTGATCTGCCTGACGACGAATGTGATGGGGTCAAACCTGTTACCAGTCAGCCCTGCTATCGTACTCCCTGCTCTGGTGTTTCAGGCAGAGGGAAAGAAGATGAAAAGGAGAGgcaggacgaggaggaggaggaggaggaggaggagacaccGGGAAGAGAGGAGCTGCATGACTGGGAATATGAGGGATTTACTGAGTGCTCGCAGAGCTGTGGAGGAG GTGTTCAGGAGGCTGTTGTCATCTGCCTAAACAAGCAGACCAGGgaagcagcagagcagagtcTTTGTGTGAGCTCTCGCCGGCCTCCGCAACTACTTCAGGACTGCAAAACTCAGCCCTGCCCCCCCAG GTGGGAAACAGGAGAGTGGAGTTCGTGCTCTGCTACCTGTGGGGTTGGCCTGATGACCCGAACTGTGGCATGCACTCACCGGCCCTCTCGAGATAGCAATCACACTGAAGCTGTGAGGGATAAGGACTGTCAGAACCCCAAGCCCAGTCCTGTCCAAGCCTGCAACCGCTTTGACTGCCCTCCTATGTGGGACACACTTGACTGGGGACAG tgctCCCAAAGCTGTGGTGGTGGATTTCAAAAGAGGCAGGTCCTGTGCAAACAGCGGTTTGCGGATGGAAGCATCCTGGAGCTGCCTGACACCTTCTGCCCTTCCAAGAGCCCCATAAACCAGCAGCCCTGTGCCAAGGACGAGTGCCAACCCCAATGGGTCACAACTAGCTGGTCCCAG TGTTCGGTGACCTGTGGAAATGGCGTCCAGAGACTACAAGcagtctgcagaaaacaaaaggaagatGGAGCCCATTGGACGGTCGACCCTGGGAACTGTTCCACAATGGCCCGGCCCACCAAAATCCGGCCATGCTCCCTCAGGCCCTGTGAGA GCTCTGTCAAGCCTGTTCCCACCATACTGGCACAGAAGAAGGTGTATATCCAGTGGAAGAAGGGGAAAAAGTTACACTTGGTAGTGGGAGGCTATGGCTACCTGCTCCCCTGGACAACTCTGGTCCTTCGCTGCCCGACCCGCCACTTCCGCAGAGGCCACATACAATGGCTGAAGGAAGGAAAGCCCCTGGTGGTCAGCTTCCCACACCTCACAGTAACATCACAAGGATACATGAAGATTCAGCAGGTCCGTGCATCCGATGCAGGGATATACACATGCGTTGCAGGTCAGGCAAATGAACATTTTGTTCTGCAGATCATTGGAAGCAAGAAGAAGCTGTCTCTTCCAGAAGCGTGGCTCCTCGCAGGCAAACGAAGGGATGGCCGGCTAGATGTTTCCTCACCAGGAGATCGATTTCAGGAGCTCCCGGTCCCCCTCAACCAATACGACAACCTCGTCGAGCAATTGCTTGAACTCAAAGGCAATCTTCCAGATGAAAAAGATGTTGAGAAACTGCACTCCAGTGAAAAGAACAGGTCAACAAAGATGGACGAGAGAGTAAACTCAGAACTTTCAAGCCATATTGTACTTATTGCAGATCCCCAGAGGCTAGATGAGATCATGGACAACCTGTCTGAAGGCCTTGGAGGACTATGGCGGGAACGACTCATAACACAGTTACTCAGTGAGCTCACTACGACAGAAGTTGAAACCAACGAGTCCACACTTCATCCTCCAGAAACAGCAGAATCCTCAACACAACAGCCCTTACTTCACAAACCTAACATCAAAACCCAGGTGACCAAGCCAAGAAGCCCGGTGATAGTCCAACGGCCAAGGAAGGTCGGAGTAGTGCCGTTGTCTGACATGATTGTTTATGTGGGAGTGCCAGTTCTGCTGCAGAAACCCATTGCTAGTTTGGAGCTGAGGTGTGAAGCACAGGGCAATCCCGATCCATCTCTAACATGGACAAGGAATGGAAAAGATTTAACGTACAACAACAG AGTAGGCCTCTTGCCTACTGGCTCACTGAAGATCCAGTCTCCAACCAAGGTAGATGAGGGTCTGTACACCTGCACTGCAAGGAACCGTCTGGGATCTTCTTCTCTGTCGTCCTGGCTGCAGATAACGG gaAGCAAAGGAAGAAACTGTGTCCAAGGTAATAGTATGGGAGCCACTGGCCGTATTTGCTCTGAGAGGAGTAACAGCAGCCAGTCAGCTGAGCTGTGCCATGGACAAGCCTGCCCCCTCAG GTGGCGAATGGATCCTTGGTCCCCCTGCTCAGCCAGTTGTGGAGGCGGGTCCCAGACCAGGAGTGTCCGCTGCATGAAGGGTCCTGAGGGCAGATCCAGAGAGTTGGAGAGCCAGCACTGCCTCAGCACAGGAAGGAGGCCTTCCCTCACCAGAACATGCAACGTGCAGCCCTGTGCCAGGTGGGCAACCACCCACTGGGGACTG TGTCACGGACAATGTGTTGGTCCCAGTTTGGCCACACAGCACCGCCATGTTTTCTGCCTGGATGCAAACGCTACAAAAGTCTCCTACAGGATGTGCTCTGGACTGCAGAG gCCCAGCTCTATGAAGAATTGCTCCACAGAGACGTGTGCCCTTTATTGGCGCGTGGGCCAGTGGACCCAATGCACCGCCACCTGTGGGCGCCATGGTTTCCAGTCACGCCAGGTGACCTGCGCACACCGCCGTTCTGGAAAAGCAACACGTGAACATCAGTGCATGTGGAGGCCTCGCCCCCCTAGCTGGCAGCGCTGCAACATTTTGTCCTGTGGGAGAG CAGGAGAGTGTCGGGACAGCACGAGGTACTGTGAGAAGGTTCGACAGCTGGAGCTTTGTCCGCTGCCTCAGTTTAAGAACCGCTGCTGTCACTCCTGCAGCAACACCTGA
- the adamtsl3 gene encoding ADAMTS-like protein 1 isoform X3 — translation MTGDCSWTSRLLFLAVFVKVAVLSNDGDAVFIREFTLIRRDHLPEEPLHDASQKPEDPSSRTARSEEDRDTLWDAWGSWSECSRTCGGGASYSLRRCLSSKTCEGQNIKYRTCSNVDCPPDTGDFRAQQCSAHADVRYQGQYHEWLPVYNDLDNPCALKCKAKGSGLLVELAPKVLDGTRCYTESLDMCISGICQIVGCDHELGSTAKEDNCGVCNGDGSSCRLVRGHFKTQHASGKTEDTVVVIPYKSRHVRLVLKGPDHLYVESKTLQAVKDELVLDNSGQYHLENTTLDFQKLSDKEVLRITGPLGADFTVKVLFASGADSVVQYIYYQPIIHRWRETDFFPCSVTCGGGYQLTSAECFDLRSGRVVVDQYCHYYPENVKPKPKLQECNMEPCLASDGYKQIMPYDLYHPLPRWESSPWTACSTSCGGGIQSRSVSCVEEDMQGTITTTEEWKCHYSPKTAIMQPCNTFDCPTWLAQEWSPCTVTCGQGLRYRVVLCIDHRGLHAGGCKPTTKPHIKEECLVTVPCYKSIDTLPVEAKPVWHKQAIELEEEIAVSEEPTFIPGPWQPCSRTCGAGTQRRTVKCQVLLSFSQTVADLPDDECDGVKPVTSQPCYRTPCSGVSGRGKEDEKERQDEEEEEEEEETPGREELHDWEYEGFTECSQSCGGGVQEAVVICLNKQTREAAEQSLCVSSRRPPQLLQDCKTQPCPPRWETGEWSSCSATCGVGLMTRTVACTHRPSRDSNHTEAVRDKDCQNPKPSPVQACNRFDCPPMWDTLDWGQCSQSCGGGFQKRQVLCKQRFADGSILELPDTFCPSKSPINQQPCAKDECQPQWVTTSWSQCSVTCGNGVQRLQAVCRKQKEDGAHWTVDPGNCSTMARPTKIRPCSLRPCESSVKPVPTILAQKKVYIQWKKGKKLHLVVGGYGYLLPWTTLVLRCPTRHFRRGHIQWLKEGKPLVVSFPHLTVTSQGYMKIQQVRASDAGIYTCVAGQANEHFVLQIIGSKKKLSLPEAWLLAGKRRDGRLDVSSPGDRFQELPVPLNQYDNLVEQLLELKGNLPDEKDVEKLHSSEKNRSTKMDERVNSELSSHIVLIADPQRLDEIMDNLSEGLGGLWRERLITQLLSELTTTEVETNESTLHPPETAESSTQQPLLHKPNIKTQVTKPRSPVIVQRPRKVGVVPLSDMIVYVGVPVLLQKPIASLELRCEAQGNPDPSLTWTRNGKDLTYNNRVGLLPTGSLKIQSPTKVDEGLYTCTARNRLGSSSLSSWLQITGSKGRNCVQGNSMGATGRICSERSNSSQSAELCHGQACPLRWRMDPWSPCSASCGGGSQTRSVRCMKGPEGRSRELESQHCLSTGRRPSLTRTCNVQPCARWATTHWGLCHGQCVGPSLATQHRHVFCLDANATKVSYRMCSGLQRPSSMKNCSTETCALYWRVGQWTQCTATCGRHGFQSRQVTCAHRRSGKATREHQCMWRPRPPSWQRCNILSCGRAGECRDSTRYCEKVRQLELCPLPQFKNRCCHSCSNT, via the exons GACCTGTGAAGGGCAGAACATCAAGTATCGCACATGCAGTAATGTG GATTGTCCCCCAGATACTGGCGATTTCCGTGCCCAGCAGTGTTCAGCTCATGCAGATGTACGATACCAGGGTCAGTACCATGAATGGCTGCCTGTTTACAATGACCTGGACAACCCCTGCGCTCTCAAATGCAAAGCCAAGGGATCGGGCCTGTTGGTGGAGCTGGCGCCCAAGGTGCTGGATGGGACCCGCTGTTACACAGAGTCCTTAGACATGTGCATCAGCGGCATCTGCCAG ATTGTAGGTTGTGATCATGAGTTGGGGAGCACGGCAAAAGAGGACAACTGTGGTGTCTGCAACGGAGACGGCTCATCCTGCAGACTGGTGCGGGGACACTTCAAAACCCAGCATGCTTCAGGAAAAA CTGAGGACACAGTCGTTGTCATCCCCTACAAGAGTCGTCATGTGCGTCTTGTCCTGAAAGGCCCGGATCACTTGT ACGTGGAGAGTAAAACTCTTCAAGCAGTAAAAGATGAACTGGTTTTGGATAATTCAGGGCAGTACCATCTGGAGAACACCACGCTGGACTTCCAGAAACTGTCGGATAAGGAGGTCCTGAGAATCACAGGGCCACTAGGAGCTGACTTCACTGTCAAA GTGCTGTTTGCCAGTGGAGCAGACAGTGTGGTCCAGTACATCTACTACCAGCCAATCATCCACcgctggagagagacagacttcTTCCCTTGCTCCGTCACATGTGGTGGAG GGTATCAGCTAACCTCAGCAGAGTGTTTCGACCTCCGGAGCGGCCGGGTGGTTGTGGATCAGTATTGCCATTATTACCCAGAGAACGTCAAGCCTAAACCCAAACTTCAGGAGTGCAACATGGAGCCCTGCTTGGCCAG TGACGGCTACAAGCAAATTATGCCTTATGACCTCTATCACCCCCTGCCTCG ATGGGAGAGCAGCCCCTGGACAGCCTGCTCCACCTCCTGCGGCGGAGGCATCCAGAGTCGTTCAGTGTCCTGTGTGGAGGAAGACATGCAGGGAACTATCACTACCACAGAGGAATGGAAGTGTCACTACTCCCCAAAGACGGCCATCATGCAGCCCTGCAACACGTTCGACTGCCCAACATGGCTGGCACAGGAGTGGTCACCT TGCACCGTGACCTGTGGTCAGGGCCTGCGCTATAGGGTGGTGCTGTGCATCGATCACAGAGGACTCCATGCTGGAGGCTGTAAGCCCACCACCAAACCCCACATCAAGGAGGAGTGCCTGGTGACTGTGCCCTGTTACAAGTCCATAG ATACGCTGCCAGTTGAGGCTAAACCTGTGTGGCATAAACAGGCCatagagctggaggaggagatcgCTGTGTCTGAGGAACCCAC cttcaTTCCTGgtccctggcagccctgcagcaggACATGTGGCGCCGGGACTCAAAGACGAACCGTCAAGTGCCAAGTGCTGCTGTCCTTCTCCCAGACTGTTGCTGATCTGCCTGACGACGAATGTGATGGGGTCAAACCTGTTACCAGTCAGCCCTGCTATCGTACTCCCTGCTCTGGTGTTTCAGGCAGAGGGAAAGAAGATGAAAAGGAGAGgcaggacgaggaggaggaggaggaggaggaggagacaccGGGAAGAGAGGAGCTGCATGACTGGGAATATGAGGGATTTACTGAGTGCTCGCAGAGCTGTGGAGGAG GTGTTCAGGAGGCTGTTGTCATCTGCCTAAACAAGCAGACCAGGgaagcagcagagcagagtcTTTGTGTGAGCTCTCGCCGGCCTCCGCAACTACTTCAGGACTGCAAAACTCAGCCCTGCCCCCCCAG GTGGGAAACAGGAGAGTGGAGTTCGTGCTCTGCTACCTGTGGGGTTGGCCTGATGACCCGAACTGTGGCATGCACTCACCGGCCCTCTCGAGATAGCAATCACACTGAAGCTGTGAGGGATAAGGACTGTCAGAACCCCAAGCCCAGTCCTGTCCAAGCCTGCAACCGCTTTGACTGCCCTCCTATGTGGGACACACTTGACTGGGGACAG tgctCCCAAAGCTGTGGTGGTGGATTTCAAAAGAGGCAGGTCCTGTGCAAACAGCGGTTTGCGGATGGAAGCATCCTGGAGCTGCCTGACACCTTCTGCCCTTCCAAGAGCCCCATAAACCAGCAGCCCTGTGCCAAGGACGAGTGCCAACCCCAATGGGTCACAACTAGCTGGTCCCAG TGTTCGGTGACCTGTGGAAATGGCGTCCAGAGACTACAAGcagtctgcagaaaacaaaaggaagatGGAGCCCATTGGACGGTCGACCCTGGGAACTGTTCCACAATGGCCCGGCCCACCAAAATCCGGCCATGCTCCCTCAGGCCCTGTGAGA GCTCTGTCAAGCCTGTTCCCACCATACTGGCACAGAAGAAGGTGTATATCCAGTGGAAGAAGGGGAAAAAGTTACACTTGGTAGTGGGAGGCTATGGCTACCTGCTCCCCTGGACAACTCTGGTCCTTCGCTGCCCGACCCGCCACTTCCGCAGAGGCCACATACAATGGCTGAAGGAAGGAAAGCCCCTGGTGGTCAGCTTCCCACACCTCACAGTAACATCACAAGGATACATGAAGATTCAGCAGGTCCGTGCATCCGATGCAGGGATATACACATGCGTTGCAGGTCAGGCAAATGAACATTTTGTTCTGCAGATCATTGGAAGCAAGAAGAAGCTGTCTCTTCCAGAAGCGTGGCTCCTCGCAGGCAAACGAAGGGATGGCCGGCTAGATGTTTCCTCACCAGGAGATCGATTTCAGGAGCTCCCGGTCCCCCTCAACCAATACGACAACCTCGTCGAGCAATTGCTTGAACTCAAAGGCAATCTTCCAGATGAAAAAGATGTTGAGAAACTGCACTCCAGTGAAAAGAACAGGTCAACAAAGATGGACGAGAGAGTAAACTCAGAACTTTCAAGCCATATTGTACTTATTGCAGATCCCCAGAGGCTAGATGAGATCATGGACAACCTGTCTGAAGGCCTTGGAGGACTATGGCGGGAACGACTCATAACACAGTTACTCAGTGAGCTCACTACGACAGAAGTTGAAACCAACGAGTCCACACTTCATCCTCCAGAAACAGCAGAATCCTCAACACAACAGCCCTTACTTCACAAACCTAACATCAAAACCCAGGTGACCAAGCCAAGAAGCCCGGTGATAGTCCAACGGCCAAGGAAGGTCGGAGTAGTGCCGTTGTCTGACATGATTGTTTATGTGGGAGTGCCAGTTCTGCTGCAGAAACCCATTGCTAGTTTGGAGCTGAGGTGTGAAGCACAGGGCAATCCCGATCCATCTCTAACATGGACAAGGAATGGAAAAGATTTAACGTACAACAACAG AGTAGGCCTCTTGCCTACTGGCTCACTGAAGATCCAGTCTCCAACCAAGGTAGATGAGGGTCTGTACACCTGCACTGCAAGGAACCGTCTGGGATCTTCTTCTCTGTCGTCCTGGCTGCAGATAACGG gaAGCAAAGGAAGAAACTGTGTCCAAGGTAATAGTATGGGAGCCACTGGCCGTATTTGCTCTGAGAGGAGTAACAGCAGCCAGTCAGCTGAGCTGTGCCATGGACAAGCCTGCCCCCTCAG GTGGCGAATGGATCCTTGGTCCCCCTGCTCAGCCAGTTGTGGAGGCGGGTCCCAGACCAGGAGTGTCCGCTGCATGAAGGGTCCTGAGGGCAGATCCAGAGAGTTGGAGAGCCAGCACTGCCTCAGCACAGGAAGGAGGCCTTCCCTCACCAGAACATGCAACGTGCAGCCCTGTGCCAGGTGGGCAACCACCCACTGGGGACTG TGTCACGGACAATGTGTTGGTCCCAGTTTGGCCACACAGCACCGCCATGTTTTCTGCCTGGATGCAAACGCTACAAAAGTCTCCTACAGGATGTGCTCTGGACTGCAGAG gCCCAGCTCTATGAAGAATTGCTCCACAGAGACGTGTGCCCTTTATTGGCGCGTGGGCCAGTGGACCCAATGCACCGCCACCTGTGGGCGCCATGGTTTCCAGTCACGCCAGGTGACCTGCGCACACCGCCGTTCTGGAAAAGCAACACGTGAACATCAGTGCATGTGGAGGCCTCGCCCCCCTAGCTGGCAGCGCTGCAACATTTTGTCCTGTGGGAGAG CAGGAGAGTGTCGGGACAGCACGAGGTACTGTGAGAAGGTTCGACAGCTGGAGCTTTGTCCGCTGCCTCAGTTTAAGAACCGCTGCTGTCACTCCTGCAGCAACACCTGA